One window of the Salvelinus alpinus chromosome 13, SLU_Salpinus.1, whole genome shotgun sequence genome contains the following:
- the LOC139537355 gene encoding brain-specific homeobox/POU domain protein 3-like translates to MMSMNSKQPFSMHPILHEPKYTPLQSTSEAIRRACMPTHSLQSNIFAGFDETLLQRAEALAAVDIAKSHPYKPDATYHTMTTMTSMACTPTSSSAHLHHPSVLTSHHHHHHPHHQGSQGLDGDLLDHLTPGMSVSLGGMPGSDVCSTASHPHSHMSAINHMQQHHHHQQAMNMHPHSMGSHTSLGGGVDSEPDPRELESFAERFKQRRIKLGVTQADVGSALANLKIPGVGCLSQSTICRFESLTLSHNNMVALKPILEAWLEEAERAQREKMTKPEIFNGGDKKRKRTSIAAPEKRSLEAYFAVQPRPSSEKIAAIAEKLDLKKNVVRVWFCNQRQKQKRMKFSATH, encoded by the exons ATGATGTCAATGAACAGCAAACAACCTTTCAGTATGCACCCCATACTGCACGAGCCCAAATACACGCCTCTGCAATCGACCTCAGAGGCCATCCGGAGGGCATGCATGCCCACTCACTCG CTGCAGAGCAACATCTTCGCCGGCTTCGATGAGACTTTACTGCAGAGGGCGGAAGCGCTGGCGGCGGTGGATATCGCAAAGAGCCACCCTTATAAACCAGACGCAacctaccacaccatgaccacgATGACCAGCATGGCCTGCACCCCCACCTCATCCTCGGCCCACCTCCACCACCCGTCCGTGCTCACCtcgcaccatcaccaccatcacccccaTCACCAGGGCTCTCAGGGCCTGGATGGTGACCTGCTGGATCACCTGACCCCCGGCATGTCTGTCTCCCTGGGAGGGATGCCCGGCTCCGACGTCTGCTCCACTGCCTCCCATCCACACTCTCACATGTCCGCCATAAACCACATgcagcagcaccaccaccaccaacaggcAATGAAcatgcacccccacagcatgggCTCGCACACCTCGCTGGGCGGCGGCGTGGACTCAGAGCCAGACCCCCGGGAGCTGGAGTCCTTCGCAGAGCGGTTCAAGCAGAGGCGGATCAAGCTGGGGGTGACGCAGGCGGACGTGGGCTCGGCCCTGGCGAACCTTAAAATCCCCGGGGTCGGTTGCCTCAGTCAGAGCACGATTTGCCGGTTCGAGTCCCTCACCTTGTCTCATAACAACATGGTGGCCCTGAAACCCATCCTGGAAGCGTGGCTGGAGGAGGCGGAGAGGGCGCAGCGGGAGAAAATGACCAAGCCAGAGATTTTCAACGGAGGAGACAAGAAGAGAAAACGCACCTCCATCGCTGCTCCCGAGAAGCGCTCCTTGGAGGCATATTTCGCCGTGCAGCCGAGGCCCTCGTCTGAGAAGATTGCAGCAATAGCCGAGAAACTGGACCTGAAAAAGAACGTGGTCAGGGTGTGGTTTTGCAATCAGAGGCAAAAGCAGAAAAGGATGAAGTTTTCTGCGACACACTAG